TTTTCTAGCAGCTGCTGCAAATCGGCATGCTCTAACATTTCTTTTACAAGTGATAAATCCATACCGATGGGGGTCGGGGTTATGCTACGATACAAGGTATAGTTTCTGATTAGCAACTGGCTAGTAAACACGGGTGGTTTATACGCAAAATCACAGCCTCTAATAGTAGCTACATTGCAAGCACACATATTTGAGTCGCTAAACACGGTCTGGTTATAAGCTTCATTAATCTGCACGTATTTACACATTGTTCTGAAGCACACGCAGCCTTTCCCTACGTACACTAACATGGTTTTGTTACTGCTCTGGGGGTTGATCTCAAAGTGGCACACCCCTTCTTTGGTGTCAAAGCACACATCACTCGCCTTAAGGGCATCATCTTCGCATATGAATCCCAGCCCCCTCTCCAAAATGCAGGCTTCCAAATCTACAGTCTCCCACCTCCCAGCAGACACCCTGGCCCACATGCGGTGCTCCAGGGGGTAGACCACAGACCCGTTGGTGTTCACCCCCAGGGCCACGATGGGGTAGACCTTTTCAATGCGAGCCTCCGCCACAGTGAGGACGTGGGCAATGACTGCGTTGAGCGCGTGGTCGTGGGTGAAGTTGACGAGCCTCCACCAGGCTTGGAGCTGCCGCTCCTTCTCTGTGGCCGCGTCCCACACGATCTTTCGGATCTCAGTGGGCAGGATGCCGTTGTCACCGTCTCTCAGGATACCTGCAACAACACTCTGCACCCACATCTGGGCCTGGATGCAGCTAAGAGCAAGAGAGACGTTACTTTGTTCCATGCCCAGGGCTCGCAACAGCACCTGATGGTCTTTCTCACTTATTTGTTCCCAGGTGGGCAGCACCTCTGACACAAGCCACTGCCCCATCCCAAGGCTGGACAGGGATGAATTCAGGGGCTTGAGGAGGCCCTGCACGCCCGAGGTGACAGTCTCCAGCTTGTTTGCCAAGACTTCAGCATCCATGCTGTTGAGGActcccaggccagcagctcctcctcccagcgctgtggccagcaggtcccTCCTGGCCCGGGTGCCCTGGAGGGAGCGGCTGTGGAGCCATGCCAGCCAGCCAGTGTGCAGAGTAGACAGGAAGGGGGCACAGTGTGGACTGACAGAGGAAATGTTAACAGTGGAGAGAGACAGCACCACCTTCTTTAGTGACCGGACAGGCCCTGTCAACAGCTCCTGGATGTGATTTTTCTTCACTACATAAGGACctattttggaaacaaaagggGGCAAGACAGCAGTGATGgcaaattcttttttaaatccttcGGGGCCTCCTATCCACCACTTTCCTCCAAGTCTGGGGGACATTTCTACGCTCAGGTTTCCTTGACACCACACCTGGAGGGTTATGATCAGGTGTGGGCAGCGTCCATAATCCTGATTATACCATGAAGCCTCTGCATCTAATTCAGATCTATCAAGTGTTTTGGTCTCACAGAGGCAGGTCAGGGGAATGATCCACTCGTGGCCGTCAGGGGCTGTGACAGTCATGGTGGTGCCATTAATTTGCATTGGGTCAGCTACACTTTCTTGGGAGTATTTAATTTCCAGTTTTACCTGGTTACCAATTTCAACATAACGGGGTGCGTGCCAGGCCAAAAAATGGCACTTTGAGATCTTAATGGCAGCAAAGGAGGGTGCTATGGTGCTGATCTTAAATTTAAAGGACAGCCCCACACTGCTGTGTGCCCAAAGGCAAACCACAAAGACTGGCTGGACCAAAGTAAAATTGTACCAGCAGTCCAAATTTTCCACAGCACAGATTTTGTTCTGATTCTTcttagtttttatttcagtgacagAGATTTGAGTTACTCGCTGGTGAGTGGATCCGTTAATTACCCTGCACCCCACCTTTATTTGCTGTCCcacctttcccagcagctgtggaagTCTGTTTGTGCTATCCCAGCCCCACTCATTTTCCAAGTACACCTCTGCCCCATGCATAACCACTGTTGACAAATTTAAGCCTTTGTTAGAATTTAATCCCATGATTCCCGTGTGTTTTATGTAAGCTTGGGACCAGGGCCAACCAGTCCCAATTTTTGTGTGCCTCCTaagcctgtgctgggctgtggccTGTGTGTCAAGGTGCCTGTCTAAGTGAGAATGAGTGGCATTTTTACCAAGATGCTGATGGATTGGTTGGACACACTGGGTGCTCAGCACTATGCACATACCAGAAAGCAAAGTAAATCCTGCAATCA
Above is a window of Motacilla alba alba isolate MOTALB_02 chromosome 4, Motacilla_alba_V1.0_pri, whole genome shotgun sequence DNA encoding:
- the LOC119700840 gene encoding uncharacterized protein LOC119700840 isoform X2, which encodes MEGDCDQREGRSSWHHQPCLCCGENAFKFVIAGFTLLSGPYVVKKNHIQELLTGPVRSLKKVVLSLSTVNISSVSPHCAPFLSTLHTGWLAWLHSRSLQGTRARRDLLATALGGGAAGLGVLNSMDAEVLANKLETVTSGVQGLLKPLNSSLSSLGMGQWLVSEVLPTWEQISEKDHQVLLRALGMEQSNVSLALSCIQAQMWVQSVVAGILRDGDNGILPTEIRKIVWDAATEKERQLQAWWRLVNFTHDHALNAVIAHVLTVAEARIEKVYPIVALGVNTNGSVVYPLEHRMWARVSAGRWETVDLEACILERGLGFICEDDALKASDVCFDTKEGVCHFEINPQSSNKTMLVYVGKGCVCFRTMCKYVQINEAYNQTVFSDSNMCACNVATIRGCDFAYKPPVFTSQLLIRNYTLYRSITPTPIGMDLSLVKEMLEHADLQQLLENAKAEAKKILITVHHDGKVIKQVMERIKRAGEHHWWEVFFGWSPTASGIFNMLLHPIVVILLMQICVCFAMVATCYRMRQVKLCFDNQVKEAGLAKSLLK
- the LOC119700840 gene encoding uncharacterized protein LOC119700840 isoform X1; the encoded protein is MEGDCDQREGRSSWHHQPCLCCGENAFKFVIAGFTLLSGMCIVLSTQCVQPIHQHLGKNATHSHLDRHLDTQATAQHRLRRHTKIGTGWPWSQAYIKHTGIMGLNSNKGLNLSTVVMHGAEVYLENEWGWDSTNRLPQLLGKVGQQIKVGCRVINGSTHQRVTQISVTEIKTKKNQNKICAVENLDCWYNFTLVQPVFVVCLWAHSSVGLSFKFKISTIAPSFAAIKISKCHFLAWHAPRYVEIGNQVKLEIKYSQESVADPMQINGTTMTVTAPDGHEWIIPLTCLCETKTLDRSELDAEASWYNQDYGRCPHLIITLQVWCQGNLSVEMSPRLGGKWWIGGPEGFKKEFAITAVLPPFVSKIGPYVVKKNHIQELLTGPVRSLKKVVLSLSTVNISSVSPHCAPFLSTLHTGWLAWLHSRSLQGTRARRDLLATALGGGAAGLGVLNSMDAEVLANKLETVTSGVQGLLKPLNSSLSSLGMGQWLVSEVLPTWEQISEKDHQVLLRALGMEQSNVSLALSCIQAQMWVQSVVAGILRDGDNGILPTEIRKIVWDAATEKERQLQAWWRLVNFTHDHALNAVIAHVLTVAEARIEKVYPIVALGVNTNGSVVYPLEHRMWARVSAGRWETVDLEACILERGLGFICEDDALKASDVCFDTKEGVCHFEINPQSSNKTMLVYVGKGCVCFRTMCKYVQINEAYNQTVFSDSNMCACNVATIRGCDFAYKPPVFTSQLLIRNYTLYRSITPTPIGMDLSLVKEMLEHADLQQLLENAKAEAKKILITVHHDGKVIKQVMERIKRAGEHHWWEVFFGWSPTASGIFNMLLHPIVVILLMQICVCFAMVATCYRMRQVKLCFDNQVKEAGLAKSLLK